Proteins encoded together in one Labrus bergylta chromosome 20, fLabBer1.1, whole genome shotgun sequence window:
- the otulina gene encoding OTU deubiquitinase with linear linkage specificity a, which yields MAWVKAVSNKGEDVFDESGDDINLLSKEWTSNMKRRVRDGYVDGVDAGEDACLQVGFNLGYREGAAQTAAVGRLKGIVSAVCCWCQIQHPESPVPASVTDLLKRVTQHEDKILEGIRYALEHPPPSVSVISESMEDLEVEQGESNCGGGGCKETNCCKGGEKMDLDASLQQRKPCSGSTDCSPSTSGSLNHLLSLCADVVSELGLPQELTSHIQELWEM from the exons ATGGCCTGGGTTAAAGCTGTTTCGAACAAAGGGGAGGATGTCTTCGACGAGAGTGGGGACGACATTAATCTGCTCAGCAAAGAGTGGACATCCAACATGAAGAGGCGCGTCAGG GACGGTTACGTGGATGGAGTTGATGCAGGGGAGGACGCTTGTCTTCAGGTTGGTTTTAACCTCGGGTACAGGGAaggagcagctcagactgcagctgTGGGCCGGCTCAAAGGAATCGTAAG tgctgtgtgttgttggtgCCAGATCCAGCATCCGGAAAGCCCTGTCCCAGCCTCTGTGACTGACCTTCTGAAGCGGGTCACGCAGCATGAAGACAAAATCCTGGAAGGCATCAGGTACGCTTTAGAGCACCCTCCTCCCAGTGTGAGCGTCATCTCGGAGAGCATGGAGGATCTGGAGGTGGAGCAGGGGGAGTCGAACTGCGGTGGAGGAGgatgcaaagaaacaaactgctgcaaggGCGGAGAGAAAATGGACCTGGATGCTTCGCTACAGCAGCGAAAGCCGTGTTCAGGGTCCACTGACTGCTCCCCCAGCACAAGTGGAAGCCTGAACCACCTACTGTCACTCTGCGCGGATGTGGTGTCAGAGCTCGGGCTGCCGCAGGAGCTGACCAGTCACATCCAGGAGCTGTGGGAAATGTAG